In Desulfonatronum thiosulfatophilum, a genomic segment contains:
- a CDS encoding UDP-N-acetylmuramoyl-L-alanyl-D-glutamate--2,6-diaminopimelate ligase, with product MSFNEAWHALKTEVRNGRMVRTHSGQVQPGDVFVALAGTRVSGSTYIAEAIARNAGYVVTGPGQGGDSSDGALLLEHPDPREALGELAAAHFGTDASCPLLVGVTGTNGKTTIIHLLEHLLRSAGMRVGLIGTIGATWPGGSFTSGMTTPDCWTLHQILARMRDDGVTHACMEVSSHALQQKRTAGLRFEVAALTNITQDHLDYHQDMESYYQAKARLFAPNATQPEGPKHRVINADDPYGQRLLNQWGGVAYTLHDGGRLPKRGQDSSAAIRILHGEMKSCDRSGLELRMDFEGQSWVLDSSLVGRHNASNLLAAQGVGLCLGLESSRMTALEDFSGVPGRLERVTNPLGLNIFVDYAHTPDALENVLNALRELRFERLIVVFGCGGNRDRAKRPLMGQAVCRFADIAVLTSDNPRHEDPETILNDVQAGLGGGAAVIREVDRKRAIERALEVMRPDDVLLVAGKGHEATQQIGEEYFPFHDPTVIRRILGEGPGHASGRVLQAVRPCA from the coding sequence ATGTCATTTAATGAAGCTTGGCACGCCTTGAAGACCGAAGTCCGCAACGGACGCATGGTCAGAACCCACTCCGGCCAGGTCCAGCCGGGCGACGTTTTTGTGGCCTTGGCCGGAACCAGGGTCAGCGGATCAACGTATATCGCCGAGGCGATTGCCAGGAATGCCGGCTATGTGGTGACCGGTCCCGGTCAGGGCGGGGATTCTTCCGACGGCGCCCTGCTTCTTGAACATCCTGATCCCAGGGAGGCATTGGGCGAACTGGCCGCGGCGCATTTCGGCACGGATGCTTCCTGCCCGCTCCTGGTGGGCGTGACCGGCACAAACGGAAAAACCACGATTATCCATCTGCTTGAACATTTGCTGCGTTCGGCGGGAATGCGGGTGGGACTGATCGGCACCATCGGCGCCACGTGGCCCGGAGGATCTTTCACCAGCGGCATGACCACGCCGGACTGCTGGACCTTGCACCAGATTCTGGCCCGGATGCGCGACGACGGCGTGACCCATGCCTGCATGGAAGTCTCCTCCCATGCCCTGCAGCAGAAAAGAACCGCCGGCTTGCGATTCGAGGTGGCGGCGCTGACGAATATTACCCAGGATCATTTGGATTACCACCAGGATATGGAAAGCTACTATCAGGCCAAGGCCCGGCTGTTCGCGCCCAACGCAACCCAGCCGGAAGGCCCGAAACATCGGGTGATCAACGCCGATGATCCGTACGGCCAGCGCCTGCTGAACCAGTGGGGAGGGGTAGCCTACACCTTGCATGACGGAGGCCGACTCCCTAAGCGGGGGCAGGATTCATCCGCGGCCATACGCATCCTGCACGGGGAAATGAAATCCTGTGACCGGAGCGGCCTGGAACTGCGCATGGACTTTGAAGGGCAGAGTTGGGTCCTGGATTCCTCTCTGGTGGGCCGCCATAACGCATCAAACCTTTTGGCGGCCCAGGGAGTGGGATTGTGCCTGGGCCTGGAATCGTCCCGGATGACGGCGCTGGAAGATTTCTCCGGGGTGCCGGGACGGCTGGAACGGGTAACAAATCCCCTGGGGTTGAACATATTCGTGGATTACGCCCACACGCCGGACGCTCTTGAAAATGTCCTCAATGCCCTCCGGGAACTCCGATTTGAACGCCTGATCGTCGTGTTCGGATGCGGCGGGAACCGCGACCGGGCCAAGCGCCCGCTGATGGGCCAGGCAGTGTGCCGCTTCGCGGACATCGCGGTTCTGACCTCCGACAACCCCAGACATGAAGATCCGGAGACGATTTTGAACGATGTCCAAGCCGGGCTCGGGGGGGGCGCGGCGGTGATCAGGGAAGTGGACAGAAAGCGGGCCATTGAAAGAGCCCTGGAAGTGATGCGGCCCGATGACGTCCTGCTGGTGGCCGGCAAGGGTCACGAGGCGACCCAGCAGATCGGAGAAGAATATTTCCCCTTTCATGATCCTACTGTAATCCGCCGGATCCTCGGCGAAGGTCCCGGGCATGCCTCCGGCCGGGTTCTTCAGGCGGTGCGCCCATGCGCCTGA
- a CDS encoding penicillin-binding transpeptidase domain-containing protein, translating into MKNDRNIKKTSWDWVKMRMLLVGVLILMLWGGLWFRAFQVQILRGPELTAMAARQHKAAEFERGMRGEIFDRQGRLLAKSTAVQSVYVRPLELQDPAAAAPILAAALEMPLNQIRAQLQRPQNFVWLARQISDRNARNIINAGLRGVYLTEESARFYPHGHLAGQVLGFVGLDGEGLEGIERTFDNVLVGKKATYIAQRDASGRRMYLDAQGREEDLRGANVTLTLDAQIQFFAEEALGAAVKSFNGKSGMALVVHVPSAEILAMANYPFFNPNMPRQNSEQWRNRISLDALEPGSTLKPMLMAAALEEGVINHDTIYYCEEGSWRLTGVNIRDVKSRGWLPANKILRYSSNICSAKIGIDLGATRYHGYLRKMGFGERTGLPLPGENPGLLRPPKSWYPVDLAAVSFGQGMSANALQMARAYLVLANNGVMKPLQIVREPEQDQEPMTVIFREKVAQTVMSMLQEVVEEDGTGTAARIPGVIGAGKTGTAQKATASGRYGDRYLASFAAFYPGDRPEYFIYVAVDEPHPQHYGGVVAAPAVRDIGLRALAYAGKLPEENQHETYRTVVAESHGGRIGKELIVNASLVTELAGGEDRDDMVPNLLGLSVRRAVEQLRGYGVMPVIEGGGGIVARQSPEPGQPWTMPERQLTLWLELS; encoded by the coding sequence ATGAAGAACGACCGGAACATAAAAAAAACGTCCTGGGATTGGGTCAAGATGCGCATGCTTCTGGTGGGCGTGCTGATTTTGATGCTTTGGGGCGGGTTGTGGTTCCGGGCGTTTCAGGTCCAGATCCTTCGCGGTCCGGAACTGACCGCAATGGCTGCCAGGCAGCACAAGGCCGCGGAGTTCGAACGGGGCATGCGCGGTGAAATATTCGACCGCCAAGGTCGATTGCTGGCCAAAAGCACGGCTGTGCAGTCGGTCTACGTCCGCCCCCTTGAACTGCAGGATCCCGCGGCAGCCGCCCCGATCCTGGCCGCAGCCCTGGAAATGCCACTTAACCAGATCCGCGCCCAGTTGCAGCGGCCCCAGAATTTCGTGTGGCTGGCGCGGCAGATCAGCGATCGCAACGCCCGCAACATCATCAACGCGGGATTGCGGGGAGTGTATCTGACCGAGGAGTCGGCCCGATTCTATCCTCATGGCCATCTGGCCGGGCAGGTCCTTGGATTCGTGGGCCTGGACGGCGAGGGGCTGGAAGGAATAGAGCGCACCTTCGACAATGTCCTTGTGGGCAAGAAGGCCACCTATATCGCCCAGCGAGACGCTTCCGGTCGGCGGATGTATCTGGACGCACAAGGCCGGGAAGAGGATTTGCGCGGAGCCAACGTCACCTTGACCCTGGACGCGCAAATCCAGTTTTTCGCCGAGGAGGCGCTGGGAGCGGCGGTCAAGTCCTTCAACGGGAAGTCCGGAATGGCTCTGGTGGTGCATGTTCCCAGTGCGGAAATTCTGGCCATGGCCAACTATCCTTTTTTCAACCCCAACATGCCGCGACAAAATTCCGAACAGTGGCGCAACAGAATATCCCTGGACGCCCTGGAGCCCGGTTCGACCCTCAAGCCCATGCTCATGGCCGCCGCCCTGGAAGAAGGCGTCATCAACCATGATACGATCTATTACTGCGAGGAAGGAAGCTGGCGGCTGACCGGCGTGAACATCCGGGACGTCAAGAGCCGGGGATGGCTCCCGGCCAACAAGATATTGCGGTATTCCAGCAACATTTGTTCGGCAAAAATTGGAATCGACCTGGGGGCGACCAGATATCACGGCTACCTGCGAAAAATGGGTTTCGGCGAACGAACGGGCCTGCCCTTGCCGGGTGAAAATCCAGGTTTGTTGCGACCTCCCAAGTCCTGGTATCCCGTGGATCTGGCAGCGGTTTCCTTCGGCCAAGGCATGTCCGCCAACGCCCTGCAAATGGCCAGGGCGTATCTTGTTCTGGCCAACAACGGCGTCATGAAACCGTTGCAGATCGTCCGGGAGCCGGAACAGGATCAGGAACCGATGACCGTAATCTTTCGCGAGAAGGTTGCCCAGACCGTGATGAGCATGCTTCAGGAGGTCGTCGAGGAGGACGGAACCGGCACCGCGGCGCGCATACCCGGAGTGATCGGCGCCGGCAAGACCGGCACGGCCCAGAAGGCCACGGCGTCCGGCCGCTACGGAGACCGGTATCTGGCCTCCTTTGCCGCGTTCTATCCCGGCGACAGGCCGGAGTATTTCATCTACGTGGCCGTGGACGAACCGCATCCCCAACATTACGGGGGCGTGGTGGCCGCTCCGGCAGTCCGGGACATCGGCCTCCGCGCGCTGGCATACGCCGGAAAACTTCCGGAAGAGAATCAGCATGAAACTTATCGGACCGTGGTGGCGGAATCGCACGGCGGTCGGATAGGCAAGGAACTCATCGTGAATGCCTCTCTGGTCACCGAACTGGCCGGCGGGGAGGACCGGGACGACATGGTTCCGAATCTGCTCGGCTTGAGCGTGCGACGGGCCGTGGAGCAGCTGCGCGGATACGGCGTGATGCCCGTGATCGAGGGCGGCGGGGGCATTGTTGCGAGACAGTCGCCGGAACCCGGCCAACCGTGGACCATGCCGGAACGCCAGCTGACGCTATGGCTGGAATTGTCCTGA
- the rsmH gene encoding 16S rRNA (cytosine(1402)-N(4))-methyltransferase RsmH, producing MSESLEIKPHQAVLVEQVLEHLSPVSGGRYLDGTLGFGGHISAVLEKTNGVAEVVGLDQDQQALDWTAKELRNTWPQSQIVLRHERFSRFSEVLDELGWDKLDGALLDLGFSSFQVDTPERGFSFLADGPLDMRMDPQGTALTAREVVNAFPVRELARIIGEFGEEPLAGKIARRIDEYRQYAHIASTRELAGIVEQAYPPARRAQARNHPATRTFQALRMFVNDEVGELTRFLDAIVPYLAENGRVVIISFHSIEDRIVKHFFLNHAKKCLCPPRQPYCLCGHTATLKVLTKKPVMASDEENLRNPRSRSAKLRAAQRI from the coding sequence ATGTCTGAATCCTTGGAAATAAAGCCGCATCAGGCCGTTCTGGTGGAACAGGTGCTGGAGCACCTCTCCCCGGTTTCCGGTGGGCGATATCTGGACGGAACCCTCGGCTTCGGAGGCCATATCTCCGCGGTACTTGAGAAAACCAACGGCGTCGCCGAAGTCGTTGGGTTGGATCAGGATCAACAGGCCCTGGATTGGACCGCGAAGGAACTCCGCAATACATGGCCCCAATCCCAGATCGTCCTTCGGCATGAGCGGTTCAGCCGATTTTCGGAAGTGTTGGACGAACTGGGCTGGGACAAGCTCGACGGTGCCTTACTGGACCTGGGATTTTCTTCGTTTCAAGTGGACACGCCGGAACGCGGGTTCAGTTTCCTGGCGGACGGACCGTTGGACATGCGCATGGATCCCCAAGGCACGGCACTGACGGCACGTGAGGTGGTCAATGCCTTTCCGGTGCGCGAACTGGCCAGAATCATAGGCGAGTTTGGGGAAGAGCCGTTGGCGGGGAAGATCGCGCGACGGATCGACGAGTATCGACAATACGCGCATATCGCGTCCACCCGGGAACTTGCCGGAATTGTCGAACAGGCCTATCCGCCCGCAAGACGGGCCCAGGCCCGTAATCATCCGGCGACCCGGACCTTCCAGGCCTTGCGCATGTTCGTGAACGACGAGGTCGGAGAGCTGACCCGCTTCCTGGATGCAATCGTTCCGTATCTGGCTGAAAACGGTCGCGTGGTGATCATATCCTTTCATTCCATCGAGGACAGGATCGTCAAGCATTTCTTCTTGAATCACGCCAAGAAATGTCTTTGTCCGCCCCGTCAGCCCTACTGCCTGTGCGGTCACACGGCGACTTTGAAGGTGCTGACCAAGAAGCCGGTCATGGCTTCAGATGAAGAGAATCTTCGCAATCCCCGCAGCCGCAGCGCCAAGCTGCGAGCGGCGCAACGCATCTAG
- the mraZ gene encoding division/cell wall cluster transcriptional repressor MraZ, which translates to MTFRGHAYRSLDPKGRLMLPQEFRDVVLSAGQHGRVILTNFDGCVVGYSLQEWEKIEESFQRINMLNRQLRDFQRFFISGAMELELDKQGRILIPPHLRTYAGLTREVVLAGVGRKFEIWDQERFEEQRRKMEEGFDLVMDALAESDCELRI; encoded by the coding sequence ATGACCTTTCGTGGACACGCCTATCGAAGCCTGGATCCAAAGGGACGCTTAATGCTTCCTCAGGAATTTCGGGATGTTGTTCTTTCCGCAGGGCAGCATGGAAGGGTTATTTTGACAAATTTTGACGGATGCGTGGTGGGATATTCACTTCAGGAGTGGGAAAAAATCGAGGAAAGTTTTCAACGTATCAATATGCTCAATCGACAACTTCGTGATTTCCAGAGATTTTTTATCTCCGGGGCCATGGAGTTGGAACTGGATAAGCAGGGCAGAATACTTATACCCCCACATTTGCGAACATACGCCGGCCTGACCAGGGAAGTTGTGCTTGCCGGTGTTGGGCGAAAATTTGAAATTTGGGATCAGGAGCGGTTCGAGGAGCAGCGCCGTAAGATGGAAGAAGGCTTCGATCTCGTAATGGATGCATTGGCCGAAAGCGATTGCGAGTTGCGGATCTAA
- a CDS encoding HD-GYP domain-containing protein: protein MKNIKTQPLDLHEEYYQASPRILESFPRFRPPLDIFFFKEQVAQLLLLSKANERISADQREEILKNSNQGLIFLSRKDHPTYAKHISKQLDLILMDTNLKPSEIALIFQHALTEQVEAFMDQPVAPVFENLQSDSLVLTEYLWQDPFRIKEFRKCLWPEHTLAKHSVNTTFIGLALYLRLYERELRRKHLDEVALGLLVHDLGMSKIPAFIRQKTTPLTREELEKIREHCWVGAKSLHSLNIRSDTVLKQILEHQERLDGKGYPQKISGKQISIVAQICAVADSFCAMITHRPYAEAQSREEALKALSQSPGLNAKIVRTLQAIILG from the coding sequence ATGAAAAACATCAAGACGCAACCACTCGATCTTCATGAAGAATACTACCAGGCCAGCCCACGAATCCTGGAAAGTTTTCCCCGCTTTCGGCCGCCCCTGGACATATTTTTTTTCAAGGAACAGGTAGCCCAGTTGCTTCTCCTGTCAAAAGCCAACGAACGTATCAGTGCCGATCAGCGCGAAGAGATCCTGAAAAACAGCAATCAAGGCTTGATTTTTTTATCCCGGAAGGATCATCCCACATATGCCAAGCATATCAGCAAACAACTTGACCTGATCCTCATGGATACCAACTTGAAGCCGTCGGAGATAGCGTTGATTTTTCAACACGCCCTCACCGAACAGGTGGAAGCCTTCATGGACCAGCCTGTGGCTCCGGTATTCGAGAACCTCCAATCCGACTCCCTGGTATTGACGGAATACCTGTGGCAAGATCCATTTCGGATCAAAGAATTCAGAAAATGTCTCTGGCCGGAACACACATTGGCCAAGCATAGCGTCAATACGACTTTCATCGGCTTGGCTCTCTATCTACGTCTCTATGAGAGGGAGCTCCGCCGCAAACATCTTGATGAAGTCGCCCTTGGCCTGCTGGTCCATGATCTGGGCATGAGCAAAATTCCAGCGTTCATCCGCCAAAAGACCACACCGCTGACAAGGGAGGAACTGGAGAAGATCAGGGAACACTGCTGGGTGGGAGCAAAATCTTTGCATTCTCTCAACATTCGTTCGGATACCGTGCTCAAGCAGATCCTGGAACATCAGGAACGACTGGATGGGAAGGGATATCCTCAAAAAATCTCCGGTAAACAGATCAGTATCGTCGCTCAGATCTGCGCCGTTGCGGATTCATTTTGCGCCATGATCACCCACCGCCCCTATGCCGAGGCCCAATCCCGCGAAGAAGCGTTGAAAGCCCTTAGTCAAAGCCCGGGGCTAAACGCAAAAATAGTGCGCACTCTGCAGGCGATCATATTGGGGTAA